The genomic region CTATGCACCAGGGATTTCTGTTCGGGGTTAAACGGGTTGGGTTTTTAAAGATCAAAGTCAGATGAGGTATCTTCTGAATCTTCCGAAGACTCAGGCAAACAACGCAAGATTTTAGGGAGTTTCATGGTGAATATCGAACCTTTACCCAACTCACTCGTAACCGATAAATCACCTCCCATCATTTGGCATAATTTCTGAGTAATAGTTAACCCTAAACCTGTTCCTCCATAACGGCGAGTTGTACTTTCATCTGCTTGAGTAAAGGGATTAAAAACCGTTGCTAACTGTTTAGGCGTCATGCCAATTCCGGTATCAATGACTTGAAAAACAATCACCGTTGAACAGGTTTTAGGGACATCTGGGAGAGAACAAGCTTGATTCACTCCTTCCCCCTTTGAACTGATAAATTCCGGGTCTAGGAGCAGGATAGAATCTACATCCAGATTAATCCTGTCCGTTCCTTCTTGCCAAACTTTTAAGATCACCTTGCCCTTTTCTGTAAATTTGCAGGCATTACTCAGAAGATTCAATAAACATTGACGAACTTTAGTTAAGTCGGTGTGCATAAAATCCACATCTTCTGAGACTTCCAGGATAAATTGATTAACATTCTTATCCGCAGTCGGAGCAACAGTCGTTTCCACTTCCCAAAGTAACGTTGCCACTTTAAAAGTTTCTAAATGGAAGTTCATACGACCCGCTTCAATTTTAGAAAAATCTAATATTTCACTAATTAATGTTAATAAATGTTGTCCCGCTACATAAATATTCTTTAAATCTCCAACTAATTCCTCCTGATTTAACGCCTGAGCATCTTCCATTAACAACTCGCTATAGCCTAAAATCGCATTCAGAGGAGTACGAAGTTCATGACTCATATTTGCCAAAAATAAACTTTTAGCATGGTTGGCGGCTTCAGCAGCCTCTTTAGCGGTTCTTAATTCTTCCGCCTGTTGACGATCGGTAATATCATTTGCCATCATCAGTAAACAGGGAATTCCGCCTAAATCGATTAATTCAATCGAAACCAACCAATTCCGAATTGTTCCTAATTTTTGACGAATTTTTAACTCAACATTGCTAATTTGATTTTGACGTTGTAATTTCTTTTTGAGTTTAAACTGTTGTTGAGGATTGACCCACATCTCTAGTTGTTCAGGAGTTTGGTGCAGAACATCTTCTCGATTCCAACCAATTTGTCGTAAAAAACTATCATTGACATCTAAAAATAATTCCTCAGCTTGAGTCATAATACTAATTCCAATCGGACTCGCACTAAAGGTTTTTGAGAATCGTTCCTCACTGGCTCTTAAAGCAATTTCTGCTTTTTTCCGGTCTGTAATATCTTGAATTGTGCTCGTAATATTACTGGATGTAATCACCGCTTGCTCAAAAACAATCCGTTCCTCACCATTTGCTAATTTCAAACGATAATCAATACAATAAGGTTTTTGTTGAAATAACGCTTGATCAATATACTGTTGTACAAAATTTCGATCTTCTGGATGAACGAATTCTAAAAATTGCGGAAAACTGGGTTTAATTCGCTGGGGAACTGTGCCTAACATTCGATAAAGTTCATCCGACCAAAATAATTCATAGCTGCTGATTTTAAGATCCCAATGACCTAATTTCGCAATTCGTTGAGCATTTGCTAAACTAGCTTCACTGCTTCTGAGACGAGTTTCTGCTTGTTGACGTTCTGTCACCGTTGCTGCTAAGACTAAACCCGTAATTGCCATTGTCAGGATAAAGGCTTGTAGAGAAAAAAGTTGAGGCGTATCCGTACCCCGACTGACAAAAGGCCCACTTCCACGCACCACTCCCCAAACTGCAAAACTCGCGGTAAGAAAATGGGCGATCGCCGTTCCCCGTTGACCAAATCGCAAGGAAGCCCAAACAAAAAATGGAAAAGGCAGATATTCCAGGGGAAAGTCAATCACCGCCGACCGAGTTCGAGAACAAAATACAAACCAATTTAAGGCTAATAAGAGTAATAACCAAACCCCAACCTCTAACTGACGAAACCAAAATTTACGCGGAGAAGGAGAGCGTTCAACCAGGCGTAATCGTGTTGTACCCAGGGATAAACTTTGGGATAATGCGTTTAGAAAAGACCACACCGGGGAGGAGGGAGTTTGGCAGCGATAGTAATATTTTTGAAATTCACTTCCCCAGGTTAATAATACAGGGGTCAGAACTAATACACCAATCGCACTTCCTAACCATCCCGCAATCCAAATTTCCCCAAAATCTTGCCAAGGAATCCAACCCCTTAAACAACCACTAAAAATAGTAATCGTAGGATTAATTAGGGTAGCAATCACCCCGGCTAAAATCATTAATCCCATGACATCTTTGAGGTGTTTAAGTTGAGGAGAAAAGTCGATCCGGTGGAGTAATTGGCTGGCGAAACAAGCTTGCAGGGTCACTCCCAAACTAGAAAATACCACAACGCTTAGGGGCATTGGCTCAATGGCGAGTAGGGAAAAAAAGGAACCGAGGGTAATGGCAGGCCAATATCGATAACCACACAGCAGAATCATTGCTTGGGCTACTCCCGCATTCGGCCAGAATAAGGCTTGGGTGGAACTCAACATTAAATATTCAACAGTCAGCTTCCCCAGTAGCCAGTAGACTATTGCCATCAAACCAACCGCACCTAAGTATCTGCCAATTTTGACCTTTACACGTCCAAGGGATTTCATTAACATTTTCGTTATGAGTAAGCTGAGGTGAAATGATTGACCCTGAATTTCTAGTTTAGATGGGGGGATGGAGAATTGCTTCAGTTTAATTTAGATTTTGTACAGTTAGAGAATCAGGGGGAAAGCCCATGACAGAAATCGACTTTCGGTTGCTATTTTTGCTCTTAATTTCTGTATAGAATTAATCTGAATTTTCCCTAAATATATAGTTTGATCACCAATAGCAGCGATCACGATTCATCATTGAGAGTTGGAGGTTGAGCCGGGATAGAGGCAATAATCGCATCAATCACTTTCCCCACCGGAATAATTTGTAATCCTAAATCGGCCGGACTCTGACCTCTGGGAATAATCGCCCGTTTAAATCCCAGTTTAGCGGCTTCGCGCAGTCGTAATTCCAGTTGAGAGACCGGACGCACCTGTCCCCCTAAGCCGATTTCTCCAATTAAAATCGTTCGCGGATCAACCACCCGATCGCGGAAACTGGCAACAATGGCAATGGCTATGCCTAAATCTGCCGCAGGTTCTTCCACTTTTAACCCCCCCACCGACGCCACATAGGCATCCAATTTAGATAGGGGAATCCCCACCCGTTTTTCCAATACTGCTAAAATTTGTAACAATCGGCTACTATCTACCCCCGTTGTCGCCCGTCGCGCTGAACCATAACTCGCTGGACTGACTAAGGCTTGAATTTCCACCACAATCGGCCGAGTTCCTTCTAAAGCCACCACCGTTGAGGTTCCAGGGGAAAAGTCGTCTCGATTACCTAAAAATAATTCTGAGGGATTAGAAACTTCTTTTAATCCATGAGCCACCATTTCAAACACCCCGATTTCGTGGGTGGCTCCAAACCGATTTTTCATCGAACGCAGCAAGCGATGGGAAGCAAAGCGATCGCCCTCAAAATATAACACCGTATCGACTAAATGTTCTAAAACCCTTGGCCCTGCAATGCCCCCATCTTTAGTAACGTGACCCACAATTAATAGGGTAATATTTTCCCGTTTAGCCACCTGCATTAAAGCGGAGGTACATTCGCGCACCTGGGCCACCGAACCTGGAGCCGAAGTCAAACTAGAGAAATAAATCGTCTGAATACTATCAATAACTGCTAACTGCGGTTTCAAGGATTCTAATTCTCTTAAAATTACTTCTAAATCCGTTTCTGGAAGCAAATATAAGTCTTGTTTATGATGAAAAGCCGGATGTTCGGGTTCGGGATGGGGTGTATTTTGTCCGTTTTCTGTGGAAGTGGGCTGTTTCGGACTCCGGCTTTTAAGTTGTTCAGTAAAGGGATCAGCCGTTGTCTGGGGGGGGTGTTCACTGCCGTTTGTAGATGCCGTTTCGTTATCGTCTCCCACTCCTAAACGTTGCGATCGCAATTTTACCTGTTGTCCCGATTCTTCCGCCGACACATACAACACCCGATTAGTGTAGGACAAAAGATTAGCGACTTGTAATAATAGGGTTGACTTACCAATTCCCGGTTCACCGCCAATTAACACCAAAGAGCCCGGAACAATACCACCCCCCAACACCCGATCTAATTCTCCATAACCCGATGGCATCCGAGATTGGGATTGATCAGAAATTTGGGATAATAGGAAGGAAGAACGGGGTTGTCCCGGTTTAGTCACTTCTGGCGCACCTTCTGGGTGTTCTCCCGTCAGGTTACTCCAACTAAAGCGTTGTAAAGAAGTGGTTGGCGCGGGTTGTTCCACTTGTTCTTCTAAGGAATTCCACGCTTGACAAGCGGAGCACCGACCAAAATACTGAGGAAATTCGGCTCCACATTCGTGACAAACATAAAGGGTGCGAGACTTTGCCATTGTTTAAAATTGTCAAATGAAACGCAATTGAACGGTAAAACACTAAAACCCCAAATTAAAGCAACTTTACAAAAGTTTAAAGCAGATTAATCTAGCGAGAAAATGTAATAAACTTTTGTAACACCCATCTATCGGTGTCC from Planktothrix serta PCC 8927 harbors:
- a CDS encoding MASE1 domain-containing protein, with translation MAIVYWLLGKLTVEYLMLSSTQALFWPNAGVAQAMILLCGYRYWPAITLGSFFSLLAIEPMPLSVVVFSSLGVTLQACFASQLLHRIDFSPQLKHLKDVMGLMILAGVIATLINPTITIFSGCLRGWIPWQDFGEIWIAGWLGSAIGVLVLTPVLLTWGSEFQKYYYRCQTPSSPVWSFLNALSQSLSLGTTRLRLVERSPSPRKFWFRQLEVGVWLLLLLALNWFVFCSRTRSAVIDFPLEYLPFPFFVWASLRFGQRGTAIAHFLTASFAVWGVVRGSGPFVSRGTDTPQLFSLQAFILTMAITGLVLAATVTERQQAETRLRSSEASLANAQRIAKLGHWDLKISSYELFWSDELYRMLGTVPQRIKPSFPQFLEFVHPEDRNFVQQYIDQALFQQKPYCIDYRLKLANGEERIVFEQAVITSSNITSTIQDITDRKKAEIALRASEERFSKTFSASPIGISIMTQAEELFLDVNDSFLRQIGWNREDVLHQTPEQLEMWVNPQQQFKLKKKLQRQNQISNVELKIRQKLGTIRNWLVSIELIDLGGIPCLLMMANDITDRQQAEELRTAKEAAEAANHAKSLFLANMSHELRTPLNAILGYSELLMEDAQALNQEELVGDLKNIYVAGQHLLTLISEILDFSKIEAGRMNFHLETFKVATLLWEVETTVAPTADKNVNQFILEVSEDVDFMHTDLTKVRQCLLNLLSNACKFTEKGKVILKVWQEGTDRINLDVDSILLLDPEFISSKGEGVNQACSLPDVPKTCSTVIVFQVIDTGIGMTPKQLATVFNPFTQADESTTRRYGGTGLGLTITQKLCQMMGGDLSVTSELGKGSIFTMKLPKILRCLPESSEDSEDTSSDFDL
- the radA gene encoding DNA repair protein RadA; its protein translation is MAKSRTLYVCHECGAEFPQYFGRCSACQAWNSLEEQVEQPAPTTSLQRFSWSNLTGEHPEGAPEVTKPGQPRSSFLLSQISDQSQSRMPSGYGELDRVLGGGIVPGSLVLIGGEPGIGKSTLLLQVANLLSYTNRVLYVSAEESGQQVKLRSQRLGVGDDNETASTNGSEHPPQTTADPFTEQLKSRSPKQPTSTENGQNTPHPEPEHPAFHHKQDLYLLPETDLEVILRELESLKPQLAVIDSIQTIYFSSLTSAPGSVAQVRECTSALMQVAKRENITLLIVGHVTKDGGIAGPRVLEHLVDTVLYFEGDRFASHRLLRSMKNRFGATHEIGVFEMVAHGLKEVSNPSELFLGNRDDFSPGTSTVVALEGTRPIVVEIQALVSPASYGSARRATTGVDSSRLLQILAVLEKRVGIPLSKLDAYVASVGGLKVEEPAADLGIAIAIVASFRDRVVDPRTILIGEIGLGGQVRPVSQLELRLREAAKLGFKRAIIPRGQSPADLGLQIIPVGKVIDAIIASIPAQPPTLNDES